The genome window AAGCAGGTGTTCCATTGGTTACACCATCTGCAACTCAAGATGATTTGACAAAAGGTCAAGATTACCTTTTCCGTGCAACCTTCATCGATAGCTTCCAAGGAAAAATCATTGCCAAATACACAACGGATAACTTGAAAGCGAAGAAAGTCGTTCTTTACTACGATAACTCATCTGACTATGCGAAAGGGATTGCTGAAGCCTTCAAGAAATCTTACAAAGGTGAAATCGTAGCAACAGAAACCTTCCAATCTAAGGATACAGACTTCCAAGCTGCCCTTACAAAAATCAAAGATAAAGACTTCGATGCGATTGTTCTTCCAGGTTACTACACTGAAACTGGTAAGATCGTAAACCAAGCGCGTGGTATGGGAATCAAACAACCAATCATTGGTGGGGATGGATTTAGCGATGCTAAGTTCGTTGAACAAGCAACACCTGCTGCAGCTACAGATATCTACTACGTAGCTGGATTCTCTACTGAAGGTGAAATGACTGATAAAGCCAAGAAATTCGTAGAAGCATACAAAGCGAAATACAATGAAGAACCTTCAATGTTCGCAGCTTTGGCTTATGATTCAGTTTACATGGTTGCAGAAGCATCTAAAGGTGCTAAGAACTCTGTCGAATTGAAAGATAACCTTGCGAAGTTGAAAGACTTGGAAGGTGTGACTGGTACAATGTCAATTGACAAGAACCACAACCCGGTTAAATCAGCTCTTATGATTGGCTTGAAAGATGGTAAAGTCAAATCAGTTGAGTCTGTAAAACCATAATTATCATTTGTTGTTTGTACAAGAGGCTGGGAGAATGAAAATTCCTGGCCTCGCTCTTTATTGTTAGAAAGGATGGTTCAAATGCTCCAGCAATTAGTGAACGGTCTAATCTTGGGAAGTGTCTATGCACTCTTGGCCCTTGGTTATACCATGGTGTATGGAATTATCAAATTGATCAACTTTGCCCATGGGGATATCTACATGGTAGGTGCCTTTATGGGATATTTCTTATTGAACTCATGGAAAGTGAACTTCTTTGTAGCCTTGCTCCTAGCAATGGTTGGGACAGCTATTTTAGGGGTTGTAATTGAATACCTGGCTTATCGTCCGCTTCGTCATTCGACTCGGATTGCTGCCTTGATCACAGCCATCGGGGTTTCCTTCTTGCTTGAATATGGGATGGTCTTCTTCGTAGGGGCCAATACCCGTTCCTTCCCGCAAGTGATTAAAACGGTTCGTTACAACTTCGGTCCTATTTCAATCTCCAATATTCAGTTGATGATCTTGGGAGTGTCTGTTTTCTTGATGGTCGCTCTTCAATTTATTATTCAAAAGACAAAGATGGGGAAAGCCATGCGGGCTGTATCTGTCGATAGTGATGCCGCTCAATTGATGGGGATTAACGTAAACCGTACGATCAGCTTTACCTTTGCTTTGGGATCAGCCTTGGCAGGTGCTGGTGGTGTCTTGATTGGTTTGTATTACAACTCGATCGAGCCTTTGATGGGGATGACACCAGGGATCAAAGCCTTTGTCGCAGCCGTTCTTGGAGGAATCGGAATCATTCCAGGTGCGGCCCTAGGTGGATTTGTTATCGGTTTGTTGGAAACCTTCGCTACAGCGATCGGTCTTTCAGACTTCCGTGATGCCATTGTGTATGCCATCTTAATTGTGATCTTGCTCATCCGTCCAGCAGGTATCCTCGGTAAAAATGTGAAAGAGAAGGTGTAAGCCATGAAACAAAATTTAAAAGTGAATATAGTCTGGCTTGGTCTTTTGGTCGCAGGTTTTGCCTTGATCCAAGTCTTGGTTGCAGCGGGTGTGCTCAACCTCTTCTATATCCAAATTTTAGAACAAATTGGAATTAATATTATCCTTGCAGTTGGCTTGAACCTCATTGTTGGTTTCTCAGGTCAATTCTCGCTCGGGCATGCCGGATTTATGGCGATTGGTGCCTATTCTGCAGCCATTCTCGGTTCTAAATCACCAACCTATGGTGCTTTCTTTGGCGCGATGGTTTTAGGTGCTTTGATTGCTGGTGTCGTTGCCTTGATCGTTGGGGTTCCAACCCTTCGTTTGAAAGGGGACTACCTCGCGATTGCGACACTTGGGGTTTCTGAAATCATCCGGATCTTGATCGTCAATGGGGGTACTCTCACCAATGGGGCTGCTGGGATCCTTGGTTTGCCAGCCTTTACAACTTGGCAATTGGTTTACCTCTTTGTTGTCATTACAACGATCTTTACGATTAACTTCTTACGCAGTCCAATTGGACGCTCTACCCTTTCTGTTCGTGAAGATGAAATCGCAGCAGAATCTGTTGGGATCAATACGACCAAAGTCAAAGTCATCGCCTTTGTATTTGGTGCGATCACAGCGGCGATTGCTGGATCTCTCCAAGCTGGCTTTATCGGATCTGTTGTTCCTAAAGATTACTCTTTCACCAATACCATTAATGTCTTGATCATTGTCGTGTTTGGTGGTTTGGGATCAATGTCAGGAACAGTTGTAGCAGCCATCGTCTTGGGTATCTTGAATATGGTGCTTCAAGACTTCTCAAGTGTACGTATGATCATTTACTCATTGGCTTTGATTCTCGTGATGATCTTCCGTCCAGGTGGTCTTCTTGGAACATGGGAATTCAGCTTGAAAAAACTACTCTCAAAAAAGGAGGCTAACTAATGGCACTTCTTGAAGTAAAAAATTTAACAAAAAACTTTGGTGGTTTGACAGCCGTTGGGGATGTGACCATGGAACTCAATGAAGGGGAATTGGTTGGTTTGATCGGACCCAACGGTGCCGGGAAAACAACCCTCTTCAACCTCCTAACAGGGGTATATGAACCAAGTGAAGGGACCATTACCTTAGATGGTCAGCTCCTAAATGGTAAAGCACCTTATAAAATCGCTGCAGGTGGTCTGGGACGGACTTTCCAAAATATTCGTCTCTTTAAAGATTTAAGCGTTTTGGACAATGTCTTGATTGCCTTTGCCAATCACCACAAACCACATGTCTTTGCGAGTCTTTTCCGCTTGCCAAGCTATTACAAGAATGAAGAAGCTTTGAAAGCGAAAGCCCTTGAATTGTTAGCGATTTTTGGTTTGGAAAAAGAAGCAGATACCTTGGCCAAAAACTTAGCTTACGGACAACAACGTCACTTGGAGATCGTTCGTGCCCTTGCGACAGAGCCAAAAATCCTCTTCTTGGATGAACCTGCTGCAGGGATGAACCCTCAAGAAACAGCAGAATTAACCCAATTGATCCGTCGCATTCAAAAAGAATTTAATATTACGATCATGCTGATCGAGCACGATATGAGCTTGGTTATGGAAGTAACGGAACGGATTTATGTATTGGAATATGGTCGCTTGATTGCCCATGGTACGCCAGATGAAATCAAGACCAACAAACGCGTAATCGAAGCCTATCTAGGAGGTGAAGCCTAATGTCTATGTTAAAAGTTGAAAATCTTTCTGTACACTATGGCATGATCCAGGCTGTCCGTGATGTCAGTTTCGAGGTGAATGAAGGGGAAGTTGTTTCTCTTATCGGTGCTAACGGTGCTGGGAAAACATCTATTCTTCGTACGATTTCAGGTTTGGTGCGTCCAAGTGCTGGGAAAATCGAGTTTTTAGGTCAGGAGATTCAAAAGGTTCCGGCTCAAAAGATTGTAGCAGCAGGACTCTCTCAAGTTCCAGAAGGCCGCCACGTCTTTCCAGGCTTAACTGTTATGGAAAACTTGGAGATGGGAGCTTTCTTGAAGAAAGATCGAGAAGAAAATCAAGCTAACTTGAAGAAAGTCTTCTCCCGTTTCCCACGTTTGGAAGAACGGAAGAACCAAGATGCAGCAACCCTATCTGGTGGGGAACAACAAATGCTTGCAATGGGTCGTGCACTTATGTCAACGCCAAAACTCTTGCTTCTG of Streptococcus sp. S5 contains these proteins:
- a CDS encoding branched-chain amino acid ABC transporter permease, which produces MKQNLKVNIVWLGLLVAGFALIQVLVAAGVLNLFYIQILEQIGINIILAVGLNLIVGFSGQFSLGHAGFMAIGAYSAAILGSKSPTYGAFFGAMVLGALIAGVVALIVGVPTLRLKGDYLAIATLGVSEIIRILIVNGGTLTNGAAGILGLPAFTTWQLVYLFVVITTIFTINFLRSPIGRSTLSVREDEIAAESVGINTTKVKVIAFVFGAITAAIAGSLQAGFIGSVVPKDYSFTNTINVLIIVVFGGLGSMSGTVVAAIVLGILNMVLQDFSSVRMIIYSLALILVMIFRPGGLLGTWEFSLKKLLSKKEAN
- a CDS encoding ABC transporter substrate-binding protein; the encoded protein is MKKKFALSFLTIASVALLAACGEVSTSGSNTTGNEIGKELKVGFNFEKTGEVAAYGSAEQKGAQLAVDEINAKGGADGKKIVVTDKDNKSETAEAATVTTNLVTQSKVNALVGPATSGATAAAVANAGKAGVPLVTPSATQDDLTKGQDYLFRATFIDSFQGKIIAKYTTDNLKAKKVVLYYDNSSDYAKGIAEAFKKSYKGEIVATETFQSKDTDFQAALTKIKDKDFDAIVLPGYYTETGKIVNQARGMGIKQPIIGGDGFSDAKFVEQATPAAATDIYYVAGFSTEGEMTDKAKKFVEAYKAKYNEEPSMFAALAYDSVYMVAEASKGAKNSVELKDNLAKLKDLEGVTGTMSIDKNHNPVKSALMIGLKDGKVKSVESVKP
- a CDS encoding branched-chain amino acid ABC transporter permease; protein product: MLQQLVNGLILGSVYALLALGYTMVYGIIKLINFAHGDIYMVGAFMGYFLLNSWKVNFFVALLLAMVGTAILGVVIEYLAYRPLRHSTRIAALITAIGVSFLLEYGMVFFVGANTRSFPQVIKTVRYNFGPISISNIQLMILGVSVFLMVALQFIIQKTKMGKAMRAVSVDSDAAQLMGINVNRTISFTFALGSALAGAGGVLIGLYYNSIEPLMGMTPGIKAFVAAVLGGIGIIPGAALGGFVIGLLETFATAIGLSDFRDAIVYAILIVILLIRPAGILGKNVKEKV
- a CDS encoding ABC transporter ATP-binding protein, which produces MALLEVKNLTKNFGGLTAVGDVTMELNEGELVGLIGPNGAGKTTLFNLLTGVYEPSEGTITLDGQLLNGKAPYKIAAGGLGRTFQNIRLFKDLSVLDNVLIAFANHHKPHVFASLFRLPSYYKNEEALKAKALELLAIFGLEKEADTLAKNLAYGQQRHLEIVRALATEPKILFLDEPAAGMNPQETAELTQLIRRIQKEFNITIMLIEHDMSLVMEVTERIYVLEYGRLIAHGTPDEIKTNKRVIEAYLGGEA
- a CDS encoding ABC transporter ATP-binding protein — encoded protein: MSMLKVENLSVHYGMIQAVRDVSFEVNEGEVVSLIGANGAGKTSILRTISGLVRPSAGKIEFLGQEIQKVPAQKIVAAGLSQVPEGRHVFPGLTVMENLEMGAFLKKDREENQANLKKVFSRFPRLEERKNQDAATLSGGEQQMLAMGRALMSTPKLLLLDEPSMGLAPIFIQEIFDIIQDIQKQGTTVLLIEQNANKALAIADRGYVLETGKVVLTGTGKELLASEEVRKAYLGG